The genomic window TCATATTTGTCACAGAAGCGCTTCATAAAGGACACAGCGGCTAAATTTGCATATTCGCAATACTCCCTGAATAAGAGGGTATGAAATACCAGTCGGCCTAATTCGGTAGTCTCTTGCTTGATTAATACTACTGGTGCTTCGCTCATAACTAACTCCATCCCGGATTACGGCGGGTGTCCGTGTGGGCGTAATGCCCTGTTTCTGTTAGTTATTATAGTAAATCCGTTCCGGTTCATCCAGTAATATTTACATATTGTGAATTTATTTTTTTGCCACGTCCCCGCGCAGCTGCTGCACCGTCCAGGAAAAAATCGGGGGTCCCTTCAGGGTTCCGATTTTTATCCTTGACGGCTCTCCCCCCGATACCCTGCCGGATGGGGGAGGGTTCCCGCAGGGAGCCATCCCCCATGTAAGACCGCCGTTGACCTTCAGCAAGTCCCGCAGACATACACCGGCGCTCATGGCCGCACCACTTCCCTGGAGTTCGCCAGCGGCGAACGGTGGAAGCGCGGTGGTCGTCAGGCCACCTGAAGCGATGCCGTTGACCTGGGCGAGGGATGGAAGCCCGAAGGGGAGAGACGCGCAGCGGCTCGATGCGCAGCACGACAGCCCGGTTCTCCGGCTGCGCCGGGGAACGACCCTGCAAAAAATCATTCCCGTTACATGTAACGAAAAAGAAAATTCACAGCAGCAGGAGTAATACGATTAACAGCGGGACTGCCACCACTGAAGCGAAGCGGCAAGCCGATCAGCGGTGCGTAAAGACGGCGGTTGCCGCAGGCAACCGGCGCGGGTGTTGACGTTCGCATGAGGCCGACCGTCCGAAGGATGATTTTGCGCATGCGCAAAATCACGCAAAGCGCAGGCCGTACCCGTGAGGGGCATGCCATACAGCAGACCGGGTGAAGCCCGGTCTTCATTTGCCGGGTAAAAATAAACCCGCTCTCGCGGGTTCTGTGGGGCTATTTTAGCAGCATTACAAAATACTCAGGGGGAAAAGTTTTGATAGCATAGTCTAATAAATACGCTCTTTTTTCTTTTAAAACAGCTATCTGGTTTGACGCATTTAATTTGTTTTCCTCAGACAAGGCGCTTAAATCACTTTTGATACACTGGCTGTAGCAGTGCAGCGTTAGCAGCACACCGAGAGCGTCAGGCGTAACATCAAGAAGTTGTTTATCCATCGGAGTGATCATCGAGATTCTTTCAATGTGCAGCGGTAAAAAGTATTCGTGACCATCTTCAATTTCCTTTATCGCAAATCCTTTATAGCGATATGCAAATACATATTCTTCCATATAGTTGTATACGGCCAAAGGAATGTGCGGAGCAAATATTCCGAAAAGAGAAACCGTAGCTTGTGTTAATTCTTCTGTATTATTCAGCATTTTAGTATTCATTGTTTTCCATCCTGTATTCGGCAGGTGTCCGTTAAAAGAATCGGGGCAGGTTGCCCCGTTTAAAATTAGCGATTGAGGAATAACATTACTTTTTCAACAATCTGACGATGCGTAAGTGTGTCTTCATCACGAAAAGTGAAGTAACGATATTTGTCATCACCCACTTGGATTTTTGCATATATATCAGTGATATTGTTAGTGAATCGCTCACTGAGCATAAACGTAGTATTCCCACTAGAGGACACCCAGCGAAGAGGCGGCAACACTTCCAGCATATCTGTATAGCGATTAATCGATATTTCGCTAACAGGTTTTTTCGCAGCTTCATAAATCCTTGTAGACATTTCCTCGCCGGTTAAGATAACGATATTCGGGTATTCACTCTGGAAATCGGACAAAGATTTTTTGCTGTATAAACCAAAGTAATCATCACTTGTCGGTGGGGTGTTACTATTTGGATCGAGGCAAACAATATCCATCGGAGAATATCGTCCTGGCACGTAGAAATAAAGATTGGTAATACGTGGTGGGTTTAGGGTTGTGGTGGTCATATCAGTAACTCCATCCCGAATTTCGGCGGGTGTCCGCTTGGGCTTAATGCCCTGTTTCTGTTAGTTATTATAGTAAATCCGGCCCAGTTCATCCAGCAATATTTACATATTGTGAATTTATTTTTTTGCCACGTCCCCGCGCAGCTGCTGCACCGTCCAGGAAAAAATCGGGGGTCCCTTCAGGGTTCCGATTTTTATCCTTGACGGCTCTCCCCCCGATACCCTGCCGGATGGGGGAGGGTTCCCGCAGGGAGCCATCCCCCATGTAAGACCGTAGTTGTTAAAAAGTTAATCTCTGCTTTTTTCTTTTTTAACCAAACCTTTTTTTTCAAGCACCTTACGCACTAATGCTCCAATAAGGAAAACTATGCCAGCATAGAGATAAATTGCCGAAAAGAAGCTTTGCAAACCAACCCCTATGTTTGAAAGAACATTCCCCTCTCCGATATTCGGCTCATCAACAAGAGCTTTGGTAATGATATAAACTGACATAAAGCTACAGCCTGCTATGAATAAAGCTTTACTTGTAGCCTTAGAAATGAACCCCCTTACAAAATCAACTACGGAACTTATGTTTATTAATAGGATAAACAATGAAACTATGGCTAACATTACTTCCATGACTTTGTCCTTTAAGTGATTTACTGAATATTGATTTCTGTTTTAATGCTTTTTGGGCGAGGGATGGACGCCCGAAAGGGGCGAGACGCGCAGCGGCTC from Enterobacter cloacae subsp. cloacae ATCC 13047 includes these protein-coding regions:
- a CDS encoding DUF1419 domain-containing protein, giving the protein MTTTTLNPPRITNLYFYVPGRYSPMDIVCLDPNSNTPPTSDDYFGLYSKKSLSDFQSEYPNIVILTGEEMSTRIYEAAKKPVSEISINRYTDMLEVLPPLRWVSSSGNTTFMLSERFTNNITDIYAKIQVGDDKYRYFTFRDEDTLTHRQIVEKVMLFLNR